In a single window of the Vicinamibacterales bacterium genome:
- a CDS encoding pitrilysin family protein, with protein MRTAHLDNGLTVLTQELHTAPLVSVWCWYRVGSGDERPGLTGVSHWVEHMNFKGTVNIPRDEMKGIVERFGGTWNGYTWIDQTTYLETAGRDALDTLLFIEAERMHNGLYDPAECESERTVIISELQGGENDPDQLLDTEVTASAFRAHPYRHPTIGWIDDLRAMTRDDLYDHYRRHYTPANATLVVVGDVDTDEVLRGAERHFGPIAAGAPVRRRRPAEPRQVGERRVLIEREGTTAYLKYAWHAPAATDEDFFPMLVLDAALTGAKGLNLWTSFRGTPPQRKARLYDALVERGLASAVAGSLIATSEPFLYSVSLTIAAGVSPAAVEAAADAEFERVRTGGLTEAEVARAKRQLRARLVFENDSVTNVAHQIGYFETVVGPGYLSAVADRLAAVTTEQVAGVAARRLAADRRTVGWFRPLERHA; from the coding sequence GTGCGTACGGCTCACCTCGATAACGGGCTGACGGTCCTCACCCAGGAGCTGCACACCGCGCCGCTGGTGTCGGTGTGGTGCTGGTACCGGGTCGGCTCCGGGGACGAGCGGCCCGGCCTCACCGGCGTCTCGCACTGGGTCGAGCACATGAACTTCAAGGGGACGGTCAACATCCCGCGCGACGAGATGAAGGGCATCGTCGAACGCTTCGGCGGGACCTGGAACGGCTATACGTGGATCGACCAGACCACGTATCTGGAGACCGCCGGCCGGGATGCGCTCGATACGCTGCTGTTCATCGAGGCCGAGCGCATGCACAACGGGCTCTACGATCCGGCCGAATGCGAATCCGAGCGGACGGTCATCATCTCCGAGCTGCAGGGGGGCGAGAACGATCCCGATCAGCTGCTCGACACCGAAGTGACCGCCTCCGCCTTTCGCGCGCACCCGTACCGGCATCCGACCATCGGGTGGATCGACGATCTGCGCGCGATGACCCGCGACGACCTCTACGATCACTATCGCCGCCACTACACGCCGGCCAACGCCACGCTGGTGGTCGTCGGCGATGTCGACACCGACGAGGTGCTCAGGGGCGCCGAGCGGCATTTCGGGCCGATTGCGGCGGGCGCGCCGGTGCGCCGGCGCCGTCCCGCCGAGCCGCGGCAGGTCGGTGAGCGCCGCGTGCTGATCGAGCGCGAAGGCACCACCGCCTACCTGAAGTACGCGTGGCATGCGCCGGCCGCCACCGACGAGGACTTCTTTCCGATGCTGGTGCTCGACGCCGCGCTGACCGGCGCCAAGGGGCTGAACCTGTGGACGAGTTTTCGCGGAACGCCGCCACAGCGCAAGGCGCGGCTGTATGACGCGCTCGTCGAGCGCGGCCTCGCCTCGGCCGTGGCCGGTTCGCTCATCGCCACCAGCGAGCCGTTTCTCTACTCCGTGTCGCTGACGATCGCGGCCGGCGTGTCGCCGGCAGCCGTCGAGGCCGCCGCCGATGCCGAGTTCGAGCGCGTGCGGACCGGCGGCCTGACCGAAGCGGAGGTCGCGCGCGCCAAGCGCCAGCTCCGCGCCAGGCTGGTGTTCGAGAACGACAGCGTGACCAACGTTGCCCACCAGATTGGCTACTTCGAGACGGTCGTTGGCCCCGGCTACCTCTCCGCCGTCGCCGACCGGCTCGCCGCCGTCACCACGGAACAGGTCGCCGGGGTTGCGGCGCGGCGACTGGCCGCGGACCGCCGAACCGTCGGGTGGTTCCGTCCGCTGGAGCGCCACGCGTGA
- a CDS encoding pitrilysin family protein: protein MSSTVARGLAPLRQRLDNGVVATVQETAFSPAVTISLAFRAGSLYEPDTRPGLAWFLGRVIDRGTTSRSASDIADGLDDRGVALRVTTNRHVTALSCTCLSEDFGPVVDILADIVRHPSFPPEEIEKRRVETITAIRQDQDNPGVRASEALQALLYPAGHPYGRPAKGTISAVEALTRDELLAQAALRFAPATLSAVVVGDVRASEAVDRVAAVFADWTAVAGGERGVPTPHPSFGARLAVEMPEKSQSDIAYGFVAVNRLDPAYCAHWMMNTILGQFGLGGRLAENIRERQGMAYYAFSSFDPSLGPGPLVIRAGVDPANVGRALEAIDAEVGALARDGATERELLETRQYLIGSIPRMLENNAAIAVFLQTSEFFELGLDYDRRLPDLLRRVTLDDVNAAAAAVLDPSRACVAVAGPASPRGE, encoded by the coding sequence GTGAGTTCCACGGTCGCGCGCGGGCTGGCGCCGCTGCGGCAGCGGCTCGACAACGGCGTGGTGGCGACCGTGCAGGAAACGGCATTTTCACCCGCCGTGACGATTAGTCTCGCCTTTCGCGCCGGCAGTCTCTATGAGCCCGACACGAGACCCGGACTGGCCTGGTTCCTCGGGCGCGTCATCGACCGCGGCACGACCTCCCGATCGGCCAGCGACATTGCCGATGGCCTCGACGATCGCGGCGTCGCGCTCAGGGTCACCACCAACCGGCACGTGACGGCGCTGTCGTGCACGTGCCTCAGCGAGGACTTCGGACCGGTGGTCGACATCCTCGCCGACATCGTGCGGCACCCCTCGTTTCCGCCCGAGGAGATCGAGAAACGGCGGGTCGAAACGATCACCGCGATTCGCCAGGATCAGGACAATCCCGGCGTGCGGGCCAGCGAGGCGCTGCAGGCGCTGCTCTATCCTGCGGGCCATCCTTATGGCCGGCCGGCCAAGGGGACCATCTCCGCTGTCGAGGCGCTGACGCGCGACGAACTGCTGGCGCAGGCCGCCTTGCGCTTCGCTCCCGCGACGCTGTCGGCCGTCGTCGTCGGCGACGTACGGGCGTCGGAAGCGGTCGATCGCGTCGCCGCGGTGTTCGCGGACTGGACCGCTGTTGCTGGCGGGGAGCGCGGCGTCCCAACGCCCCACCCCTCGTTCGGCGCGCGCCTGGCGGTCGAGATGCCCGAGAAGTCGCAGTCCGACATCGCCTACGGTTTCGTCGCCGTCAATCGCCTCGATCCCGCCTACTGCGCGCATTGGATGATGAACACGATCCTCGGGCAGTTCGGCCTTGGCGGCCGGCTGGCCGAGAACATCCGTGAGCGGCAGGGGATGGCGTACTACGCGTTCAGCTCGTTCGACCCGAGTCTCGGTCCTGGGCCCCTGGTTATTCGCGCCGGTGTCGATCCGGCGAACGTCGGGCGCGCGCTCGAGGCCATCGACGCCGAGGTTGGCGCGCTGGCGCGCGACGGCGCGACCGAGCGCGAGCTGCTCGAGACCCGCCAGTACCTGATCGGGTCCATTCCCCGCATGCTCGAAAACAATGCGGCGATCGCCGTCTTCCTGCAGACCAGCGAGTTCTTCGAACTGGGACTCGACTACGACCGGCGTCTGCCCGACCTGCTGCGGCGGGTGACGCTCGACGACGTCAACGCGGCAGCCGCCGCCGTTCTCGATCCGTCGCGGGCCTGTGTCGCCGTGGCGGGTCCCGCCTCACCCCGTGGCGAGTGA
- a CDS encoding HAD family hydrolase, which produces MKTRTVFFDVDFTLIYPGPAFQGGGYADACARHGVPVDAALFDGAVAAASAPLHSEGHEYDPGIFIDYTARIIEGMGGRGAGVIRAATDLYEAWGVCHHFTLYEEVPDVLRDLRASGYGIGLISNTQRSLATFERHFGLDGLFDVAISSSEHGYMKPHPSIFEAGLRRAGVAAAEAVMVGDSVSHDIAGALALGMSGVLVVRSGLSAGAPPDVPVIRSLRELPPLL; this is translated from the coding sequence ATGAAAACGCGCACGGTGTTCTTCGACGTCGACTTCACGCTCATTTATCCCGGCCCCGCGTTTCAGGGAGGCGGCTACGCCGACGCCTGCGCGCGCCACGGCGTGCCGGTCGACGCGGCGCTCTTCGATGGAGCGGTGGCGGCAGCGTCGGCCCCGCTCCACAGCGAGGGCCACGAGTACGATCCGGGCATCTTCATCGACTACACGGCGCGGATCATCGAAGGGATGGGCGGCCGCGGGGCGGGCGTGATTCGCGCGGCGACCGACCTCTACGAGGCGTGGGGCGTCTGCCATCACTTCACGCTCTATGAGGAAGTGCCGGACGTGCTGCGGGACTTGCGGGCGAGCGGCTACGGCATCGGGCTCATCTCCAACACGCAGCGATCGCTCGCCACTTTCGAGCGTCATTTCGGCCTCGATGGTCTGTTCGATGTCGCGATCTCGTCCTCCGAGCACGGCTACATGAAGCCGCACCCGAGCATTTTCGAAGCAGGCCTTCGGCGTGCCGGCGTCGCCGCGGCCGAGGCCGTGATGGTCGGCGACAGCGTGTCGCACGACATTGCGGGTGCGCTTGCCCTCGGCATGAGCGGGGTGCTCGTCGTGCGTTCTGGATTGTCGGCCGGCGCACCGCCTGATGTACCGGTGATCCGCTCGCTGCGCGAGTTGCCGCCGCTGTTGTAG
- a CDS encoding histidine triad nucleotide-binding protein, producing MSSDCLFCKIVAGTIPAPKVYEDDEVIVISDINPQAPLHALVIPRRHIATLNALTSDDDALVGAMHRAAARVARDKGFAERGFRTVFNTNAEAGQTVFHIHLHLLAGRGLTWPPG from the coding sequence ATGAGCAGCGACTGCCTCTTCTGCAAGATCGTCGCGGGCACGATCCCCGCGCCAAAGGTCTACGAAGATGACGAGGTCATCGTCATCAGCGACATCAACCCGCAGGCGCCGCTGCACGCGCTGGTCATTCCGCGGCGCCACATCGCCACCTTGAACGCGCTCACCTCGGATGACGACGCGCTGGTCGGGGCGATGCACCGCGCCGCGGCCAGGGTCGCCCGCGACAAGGGATTCGCCGAGCGCGGCTTCCGCACCGTGTTTAACACGAACGCCGAAGCCGGCCAGACGGTGTTCCACATCCATCTGCACCTGCTGGCGGGCCGCGGCCTGACCTGGCCTCCCGGATAA
- the prmC gene encoding peptide chain release factor N(5)-glutamine methyltransferase, which produces MIVELVRRARERLLAGGIPADEAPGDAEVLARHVLGWDLTQYASRGRDAAPADFPSRYDALITRRLAREPVSQIVGHREFWGLDFEVTRDVLTPRPETELVVQAALDLHPPAERPTAAPVIVEVGTGSGCIAVALAKELPHAHLIASDASLAALTVARRNAARHGVSARIALLHSSQIPRGYDVEIVVSNPPYIPLGERASLAPEVRDHEPELALFGGQDGLEVLRALLRNLRGDVSENGRLIVEVGYDQAARVKAIANPRFWAFERAYRDLQGIERVLVFRALRPPDGDFSDEGGWSEP; this is translated from the coding sequence ATGATCGTCGAGCTGGTGAGGCGCGCGCGTGAGCGGCTGCTCGCCGGCGGGATTCCGGCCGACGAGGCGCCCGGCGACGCCGAGGTGCTCGCACGGCACGTCCTCGGGTGGGACCTGACCCAGTACGCCAGCCGCGGGCGCGATGCGGCGCCGGCAGACTTCCCCTCTCGCTACGACGCCCTCATCACCCGCCGCCTGGCGCGCGAACCCGTCTCGCAGATCGTCGGGCACCGGGAATTCTGGGGCCTCGACTTCGAGGTGACGCGTGACGTGCTGACGCCGCGCCCGGAGACCGAGCTGGTCGTCCAGGCGGCGCTGGATCTCCACCCGCCGGCCGAGCGGCCGACGGCTGCTCCGGTCATCGTCGAGGTCGGCACCGGCAGCGGATGCATCGCGGTGGCGCTGGCGAAAGAGCTGCCGCACGCCCATCTCATCGCCAGCGACGCCTCGCTGGCGGCGCTGACGGTGGCGCGCCGCAACGCCGCCCGTCATGGCGTCAGTGCGCGCATCGCGCTCCTGCACAGCTCGCAGATTCCGCGCGGATACGACGTCGAAATCGTCGTCTCGAATCCGCCCTACATTCCGCTCGGCGAACGGGCATCGCTGGCGCCGGAAGTACGTGACCACGAGCCGGAGCTGGCACTGTTTGGCGGCCAGGATGGCCTCGAGGTCTTGCGTGCATTGCTGCGAAACCTGCGGGGCGATGTCAGTGAGAACGGACGACTGATCGTCGAGGTGGGCTACGATCAGGCGGCGCGGGTCAAGGCGATCGCCAATCCGCGGTTCTGGGCGTTTGAGCGCGCCTATCGGGACCTGCAGGGCATCGAGCGCGTCCTCGTGTTCCGCGCCCTGCGTCCGCCGGATGGCGACTTCAGCGACGAAGGCGGATGGAGCGAACCATGA
- the prfA gene encoding peptide chain release factor 1 → MLEKLTSIEAKYDQTSAELATPAVQADNAKFRSHSKAIAEMQPLVDRYREYKAIAAELADNEELLKDPDMRELAQEEIVRLTAQRDTALADLKVLLVPKDPNDAKNVILEIRGGTGGDEAALFASDLFRMYSRFAERNGWKVEALSLSESGVGGIKEVIATIAGRGVYSKLKYESGVHRVQRVPATEASGRIHTSTATVAVLPEAEDVDIQINEKDLRVDTFCSSGPGGQSVNTTYSAVRITHLPTGMVVSQQDEKSQIKNRAKAMKVLRSRLYEMELQKQQDAIAKDRRSQVGSGDRSEKIRTYNFKDNRVTDHRIGFTMHQLDAALDGDLTELIDAATTHFNSEKLKEATDSSA, encoded by the coding sequence GTGTTAGAGAAACTGACGTCGATCGAAGCGAAGTACGACCAGACGAGCGCGGAGCTGGCGACGCCGGCCGTGCAGGCCGACAATGCCAAGTTCCGCAGCCACTCGAAGGCGATCGCCGAGATGCAGCCGCTCGTCGATCGCTACCGCGAGTACAAGGCGATCGCGGCGGAGCTGGCCGACAACGAGGAGCTGCTCAAGGATCCCGACATGCGCGAGCTGGCGCAGGAGGAGATCGTCCGGCTCACGGCGCAGCGCGATACCGCGCTCGCCGACCTCAAGGTCCTCCTCGTGCCCAAGGATCCCAACGACGCCAAGAACGTCATCCTCGAGATTCGCGGCGGCACCGGCGGCGACGAGGCGGCACTCTTCGCCTCGGACCTGTTCCGCATGTATTCCCGGTTCGCGGAGCGCAACGGCTGGAAGGTCGAAGCGCTGTCGTTGAGCGAGAGCGGTGTCGGCGGCATCAAGGAAGTGATCGCGACCATTGCCGGCCGCGGCGTCTACAGCAAGCTGAAGTACGAGAGCGGCGTCCACCGCGTGCAGCGCGTGCCCGCCACCGAGGCGAGCGGCCGGATCCACACGTCGACCGCAACCGTCGCCGTGCTGCCGGAAGCGGAAGACGTGGACATCCAGATCAACGAAAAGGACCTGCGCGTCGACACCTTCTGCTCGAGCGGCCCCGGCGGGCAGAGCGTCAACACGACGTATTCGGCCGTCCGCATCACCCACCTTCCCACCGGCATGGTCGTCTCCCAGCAGGACGAGAAGTCGCAGATCAAGAACCGCGCGAAGGCGATGAAGGTGCTGCGCTCGCGGCTCTACGAGATGGAACTGCAGAAGCAGCAGGACGCGATCGCCAAGGATCGACGCTCGCAGGTCGGCAGCGGCGATCGCTCCGAGAAAATCCGCACCTACAACTTCAAGGACAACCGCGTCACCGATCACCGGATCGGCTTCACGATGCACCAGCTCGACGCCGCGCTCGACGGCGATCTCACCGAACTGATCGACGCGGCGACCACCCACTTCAACAGCGAAAAGCTGAAGGAAGCGACCGACTCTTCCGCGTAG
- the moaD gene encoding molybdopterin converting factor subunit 1 has translation MFVTVRLFARLRELASRDELRLEVDEGSTARDVWSALTRQFPPLADYTPAVSVAVNEEYARLSASVRDGDEIAFLPPVSGG, from the coding sequence GTGTTCGTGACGGTCCGCCTGTTTGCGCGGCTGCGCGAGCTGGCGAGCCGCGACGAGCTGCGGCTCGAAGTCGACGAGGGCAGCACCGCGCGCGACGTGTGGAGCGCGCTGACGCGCCAGTTCCCGCCGCTCGCCGACTACACCCCGGCGGTGTCGGTCGCGGTGAACGAGGAATACGCGCGGCTCTCCGCGAGCGTGCGCGACGGTGACGAGATCGCGTTCCTCCCGCCGGTCTCGGGAGGCTGA
- a CDS encoding molybdenum cofactor biosynthesis protein MoaE — protein MQSRHSMSAAPLDAAAVTAAVARDGDGAVATFVGLVRDHNAGRQVLWLDYEAYAPLALKAFARIEAEAAGRWPETRLAIHHRTGRVAIGEASVVIAAASPHRVEAFAACRYAIERVKQIAPIWKHEHFVGGEVWIEGATADVADAGAQAAALERACS, from the coding sequence ATGCAGTCCCGTCACTCGATGTCCGCGGCGCCGCTGGACGCGGCGGCGGTGACGGCGGCGGTGGCACGGGACGGCGACGGCGCGGTCGCGACGTTCGTCGGGCTGGTCCGCGATCACAACGCCGGACGGCAGGTGCTGTGGCTCGACTACGAGGCGTACGCGCCGCTCGCGCTGAAGGCGTTCGCGCGCATCGAGGCAGAGGCGGCCGGACGCTGGCCCGAGACACGCCTGGCGATCCACCACCGCACCGGGCGCGTCGCGATCGGCGAGGCCAGCGTCGTCATCGCGGCGGCGTCGCCGCACCGCGTCGAGGCGTTCGCCGCCTGCCGCTACGCGATCGAGCGCGTCAAGCAGATTGCGCCGATCTGGAAGCACGAGCACTTCGTCGGCGGCGAGGTGTGGATCGAGGGGGCGACGGCCGACGTCGCCGACGCGGGGGCGCAGGCGGCGGCGCTGGAGCGGGCGTGTTCGTGA
- the thiD gene encoding bifunctional hydroxymethylpyrimidine kinase/phosphomethylpyrimidine kinase, whose protein sequence is MPTALTIAGSDSGGGAGIQADLKTFAAHGVYGTSAITAVTAQNTRGVRAWEAVSTELVIAQIEAVAADLPPAAVKTGMLASAAIVEAVAATIAALELPKLVVDPVMVAKGGDRLLDESAIATIRVELLKAAEVVTPNVPEAEVLADMRIGDVAAMHAAARRILALGPRVVVLKGGHLDVGPEVVDVVCMRHATFELRGPRRATPHTHGTGCTLASAIAARLARGDDPEAAIRGARHYVDGAIRHAPGLGGGHGPLGHFWAGILK, encoded by the coding sequence ATGCCTACAGCACTGACAATCGCCGGCAGCGACTCGGGCGGGGGGGCGGGCATCCAGGCGGATCTGAAGACATTCGCCGCGCACGGCGTCTACGGCACGAGCGCCATCACGGCCGTCACGGCCCAGAACACCCGCGGCGTGCGCGCCTGGGAGGCGGTGTCGACCGAGCTGGTCATCGCCCAGATCGAAGCGGTCGCCGCCGATCTCCCGCCGGCCGCCGTGAAGACCGGCATGCTGGCCAGTGCCGCCATCGTCGAGGCGGTGGCGGCTACGATCGCCGCCCTCGAGCTGCCCAAACTCGTCGTCGATCCGGTCATGGTCGCCAAGGGCGGAGACCGGCTGCTCGACGAGAGCGCGATCGCGACGATCCGCGTCGAGCTGCTGAAGGCCGCCGAAGTCGTCACGCCGAACGTGCCGGAGGCGGAGGTGCTCGCCGATATGCGGATCGGCGATGTCGCCGCCATGCATGCGGCCGCGCGGCGGATCCTCGCGCTGGGCCCGCGCGTCGTCGTCCTGAAGGGGGGCCATCTCGACGTCGGGCCCGAGGTCGTCGACGTGGTGTGCATGCGGCACGCGACGTTCGAGCTGCGGGGGCCGCGCCGCGCCACGCCGCACACGCACGGCACCGGCTGCACGCTCGCGTCGGCGATCGCGGCGCGTCTGGCCCGCGGCGACGACCCGGAAGCGGCGATCCGCGGCGCGCGCCACTACGTCGACGGGGCGATTCGACACGCGCCGGGTCTCGGGGGCGGACACGGGCCACTCGGACATTTCTGGGCGGGTATACTGAAGTGA
- a CDS encoding biotin transporter BioY, protein MSARVESLANGTLLEAIAGRADLSTPLRGASVVFATVATIAAAQVSIPLPFTPVPFTLQPMVVLLAGAALGPRLGMASQILYLMAGIAGLPVFSASPVLPQGFLRLLGPTGGFLMSYPFAAFVAGALAGRGFDRRYLTSVLAMAAGLALIFACGVGWLAFGVPHLGVSAAVATGLTPFLPADVIKILLAATVLPAAWRFLR, encoded by the coding sequence ATGTCCGCTCGTGTCGAGTCTCTCGCCAACGGGACCCTGCTGGAGGCCATCGCCGGCCGCGCCGACCTGTCGACGCCATTGCGAGGCGCTTCGGTGGTTTTTGCCACGGTCGCGACGATCGCCGCCGCGCAGGTCAGCATTCCGCTGCCGTTTACGCCGGTGCCGTTCACACTGCAGCCGATGGTGGTGCTGCTCGCTGGCGCCGCGCTCGGGCCGCGCCTCGGCATGGCCAGCCAGATCCTGTATCTCATGGCCGGCATCGCGGGTCTGCCCGTATTCTCGGCCTCGCCTGTGCTGCCGCAGGGATTCCTCCGCCTGCTCGGCCCAACTGGCGGATTCCTCATGAGCTATCCCTTCGCGGCGTTTGTCGCCGGGGCGCTCGCCGGCCGCGGATTCGATCGCCGGTATCTGACGTCGGTGCTGGCGATGGCGGCCGGCCTGGCTCTGATCTTCGCCTGCGGCGTGGGCTGGCTGGCGTTTGGCGTCCCCCACCTCGGCGTGTCGGCGGCCGTGGCCACCGGGCTGACGCCGTTCCTGCCGGCCGACGTGATCAAGATCCTCCTCGCCGCGACTGTGCTGCCCGCGGCGTGGCGATTCCTGCGCTGA
- a CDS encoding alkaline phosphatase family protein produces MNDERVDELRQQLKALGYLDAGVDRFVLGGTRERRGPIAVAARTSVRVGLLGGALLGPSAALGLGARLPGLLGGARDAAVLALYLAVFFLATIAAASFVVSLAASFARAGSRAAAWIVSVGALAYLTLWWRNANAGFGWSAPAWTAFALLVAVAISLLVGHAVRIATLAVFAARATGAELPPVATRSWRVIAAGGALAFAGAAVLLMATTSADGAAPAAAPHLAVVSKGATVKVLAIDGIDPTLADTRAWARPWGYRGVRFAVDYGDTADPARTWTTVATGELPDVHGIHAIAGRRVAGLRGMLSPEASGTGRVLQQATDLIRLTQPSIASRAERRVMTFWEVAAAAGLRGAVFNWWATWPATASSGIVVSDRAVLRLEHGGAPDAEISPAAAYADLRSHWPQITRDAQTLAARRFADLADRDVAAILVRSATLDAIVLGMDTALAEKNRDLDVVYLPGLDIAQHAFFGERDRPAPSASALAARLAALRAYHDFLGELVGPWLRPLNTQIVVIITAPGRVASNGAGQLTVGTWRAPPAMDTLSPPRNMDAVDAEPPFDEVPNPVGSVDIAPTVLNLLGIPISRELPGIALPASPLAPPTGRFVATYGRPATEDAARGGRPLDQETIDRLRSLGYIK; encoded by the coding sequence ATGAACGACGAGCGGGTTGACGAGCTGCGCCAGCAGTTGAAGGCGCTCGGCTATCTCGATGCCGGCGTCGATCGCTTCGTGCTCGGCGGCACACGCGAGCGGCGTGGGCCGATCGCCGTCGCCGCGCGGACGAGCGTGCGCGTCGGGTTGCTGGGCGGAGCGTTGCTCGGACCGTCAGCGGCGCTCGGCCTGGGGGCGCGTCTGCCAGGCCTGCTTGGCGGCGCCCGCGATGCCGCCGTCCTCGCGCTCTATCTCGCGGTGTTCTTTCTCGCGACGATCGCCGCGGCCTCGTTCGTCGTGAGCCTGGCGGCCTCGTTCGCGCGCGCCGGGTCACGCGCGGCCGCCTGGATCGTCAGCGTGGGCGCGCTCGCGTATCTGACGCTCTGGTGGCGCAACGCGAACGCCGGATTCGGCTGGAGCGCTCCGGCGTGGACAGCGTTCGCCCTGCTGGTTGCGGTGGCGATCAGCCTGCTGGTCGGCCACGCCGTCCGGATCGCGACGCTGGCTGTATTCGCCGCACGCGCGACCGGCGCCGAGCTGCCGCCCGTGGCGACGCGATCGTGGCGGGTCATCGCCGCCGGCGGCGCCCTGGCGTTTGCCGGCGCCGCGGTGCTGCTCATGGCGACGACCTCGGCAGACGGCGCCGCGCCGGCCGCGGCTCCGCACCTGGCCGTCGTGTCGAAGGGTGCGACCGTCAAGGTTCTGGCCATCGACGGCATCGATCCAACGCTCGCCGACACGCGCGCCTGGGCGCGCCCGTGGGGATACCGCGGCGTCCGTTTCGCCGTCGATTACGGCGACACCGCGGATCCGGCGCGGACATGGACGACCGTCGCGACGGGCGAACTCCCGGACGTGCACGGGATCCACGCGATCGCGGGACGCCGCGTCGCCGGACTTCGCGGAATGCTCTCGCCTGAAGCGAGCGGCACCGGTCGAGTGCTGCAACAGGCGACCGACCTGATCCGCCTGACGCAGCCATCCATCGCCAGCCGCGCCGAACGCCGGGTGATGACGTTCTGGGAAGTCGCGGCGGCCGCCGGTTTGCGCGGCGCCGTCTTCAACTGGTGGGCGACCTGGCCGGCGACGGCGTCGAGCGGCATCGTCGTCTCGGATCGCGCGGTGCTGCGGCTCGAGCACGGCGGCGCGCCGGATGCCGAAATCTCGCCGGCGGCCGCGTATGCCGATCTCCGATCGCACTGGCCGCAGATCACCAGGGACGCGCAGACGCTCGCGGCACGCCGGTTCGCCGATCTTGCCGATCGTGACGTGGCCGCGATTCTCGTGCGCTCCGCGACGCTCGATGCGATCGTGCTGGGGATGGACACCGCGCTCGCGGAGAAGAACCGGGATCTCGACGTGGTCTACCTGCCCGGACTCGATATCGCGCAGCATGCGTTCTTCGGCGAGCGCGACCGGCCCGCCCCGTCAGCGTCGGCGTTGGCGGCGCGGCTCGCGGCGCTGCGGGCGTATCACGATTTCCTGGGGGAACTGGTCGGCCCGTGGCTGCGGCCGCTGAACACACAGATCGTCGTCATCATCACGGCACCAGGGCGCGTCGCTTCGAACGGCGCGGGACAGCTCACCGTCGGCACATGGAGGGCGCCGCCCGCCATGGACACTCTTTCGCCGCCGCGCAACATGGACGCCGTAGACGCGGAACCGCCGTTCGACGAGGTTCCCAATCCGGTCGGTTCCGTGGACATCGCCCCGACCGTACTCAATCTGCTGGGGATCCCGATCAGCCGCGAACTTCCCGGCATCGCCCTGCCGGCGTCGCCGCTGGCCCCGCCGACGGGACGCTTCGTGGCCACCTACGGCCGGCCGGCAACCGAAGATGCGGCGCGGGGTGGACGGCCGCTCGATCAGGAAACGATCGATCGCCTCCGAAGTCTCGGCTACATCAAGTAG
- a CDS encoding polyprenyl synthetase family protein, producing MRGLPPFFADYHRLVASELQRLLPPGGGRVDQAMAYTGLAPSKQVRAVLVLLSAELCRGRADRAVPAAAAIELVHASSLILDDLPAMDDAPLRRGRRANHLEFDEATAILAATGLLNLAYATLPQAYPPPLATNLTAVLAGAVGTAGLIGGQALDLEATDQAITFEVLERIHRGKTGALFVAATTCGALTANAAADTMAALSAYAKNLGLAFQIVDDLLDVAGSTADTGKAVRADARKTTFVSFSGVEGARQLAAELCGAADRALAPFGARAARLHELSAFVAARRL from the coding sequence ATGAGAGGACTGCCGCCGTTCTTCGCCGACTACCATCGCCTGGTCGCCTCCGAACTGCAACGGCTGCTGCCGCCGGGCGGCGGCCGCGTCGATCAAGCGATGGCTTACACCGGACTGGCGCCGTCGAAACAGGTCCGCGCGGTGCTGGTGCTGCTCTCCGCCGAACTCTGCCGCGGCCGCGCCGATCGCGCCGTGCCGGCCGCCGCCGCCATCGAACTCGTTCACGCCTCGTCGCTCATCCTCGACGATCTACCGGCGATGGACGACGCCCCGCTGCGGCGCGGCAGGCGCGCCAATCACCTCGAGTTCGACGAAGCCACCGCCATCCTCGCCGCGACCGGCCTGCTCAACCTCGCTTACGCGACGCTGCCGCAGGCTTATCCGCCGCCGCTCGCCACTAACCTGACGGCGGTGCTGGCCGGCGCCGTCGGCACGGCGGGCCTGATCGGCGGGCAGGCGCTCGATCTCGAAGCGACCGATCAGGCGATCACCTTCGAAGTGCTCGAGCGGATCCACCGCGGCAAGACCGGCGCGCTGTTCGTCGCCGCCACGACCTGCGGCGCGCTGACCGCCAACGCCGCCGCCGACACGATGGCGGCACTCTCGGCCTACGCCAAAAACCTCGGACTGGCGTTTCAGATCGTCGACGACCTTCTCGACGTGGCGGGGTCGACCGCCGACACCGGCAAGGCGGTCCGCGCCGACGCCCGCAAGACGACGTTCGTGTCGTTCAGCGGCGTCGAGGGGGCGCGGCAGCTCGCGGCGGAGCTGTGCGGCGCGGCGGATCGAGCCCTGGCGCCGTTCGGCGCGCGCGCCGCGCGGCTGCACGAACTGTCCGCCTTCGTCGCGGCGCGGCGATTGTAG